The following proteins are encoded in a genomic region of Arachis ipaensis cultivar K30076 chromosome B02, Araip1.1, whole genome shotgun sequence:
- the LOC107624775 gene encoding ethylene-responsive transcription factor RAP2-12 translates to MCGGAIISDFIPGGSAAAASRSRRVTADILWPNLRKPVSKSGKRRGGAGAGVVAVDDDFEADFREFKDDSDIDEDEDYDVDDVVGGGSVKGFGSFGSTKTAKPQLKARGPAAVKSMEPSGEVEKSAKRKRKNQFRGIRQRPWGKWAAEIRDPRKGVRVWLGTFSTAEEAARAYDAEARRIRGKKAKVNFPEEVPAASSKRFKPHPEMQLPKEKMNCAKPKLNNQMFDFGNELGDLYSHLDQVEQKPLINQYANMESFPGNGLLNASDDVAAYFTSEHSSNSFEYSDLSWGEQGPKTPEISSMLSAPVEVQGAAKQEKNMVQPNNTQADSVKTLSEELADMESQLKFFDTPYLDASWNDTSLESFLGVDSTQDVGNPMNLWSFDDLPSVGGGVF, encoded by the exons ATGTGTGGAGGTGCTATTATCTCCGACTTCATTCCCGGCGGTTCCGCCGCCGCGGCGTCGCGTTCACGGCGGGTTACGGCGGACATCCTGTGGCCAAACCTGAGGAAGCCAGTGAGCAAGTCCGGCAAGAGGAGGGGCGGTGCCGGCGCCGGTGTGGTGGCGGTTGATGATGACTTTGAGGCTGATTTCAGAGAGTTTAAGGATGACTCTGACATCGACGAGGACGAGGATTATGATGTTGATGATGTCGTTGGCGGTGGTTCTGTCAAGGGTTTTGGATCATTCGGTTCAACCAAAACCGCAAAGCCTCAGCTCAAAGCTCGTG GACCTGCTGCTGTGAAATCCATGGAGCCAAGTGGAGAGGTTGAGAAATCTGctaagagaaagaggaagaaccAGTTTCGGGGAATCCGTCAGCGTCCATGGGGGAAATGGGCGGCTGAGATCCGCGACCCGAGAAAAGGTGTTCGTGTCTGGCTTGGGACATTCAGCACTGCTGAAGAAGCCGCAAGGGCTTATGATGCTGAAGCAAGGAGGATCCGTGGCAAGAAAGCCAAGGTGAACTTCCCTGAGGAGGTTCCGGCTGCATCCTCAAAGAGGTTCAAGCCACATCCCGAAATGCAGCTCCCCAAGGAGAAAATGAACTGTGCTAAGCCCAAACTGAACAACCAGATGTTTGACTTTGGTAACGAACTCGGGGACTTATACTCTCATTTGGATCAGGTGGAACAGAAGCCTCTGATTAACCAATATGCTAACATGGAGTCATTCCCCGGAAATGGACTTTTAAATGCATCTGATGATGTGGCTGCTTATTTCACTTCGGAACACTCGAGCAATTCATTTGAGTATTCCGACCTTTCATGGGGCGAGCAGGGCCCGAAGACTCCCGAGATATCATCCATGCTCTCGGCTCCCGTGGAAGTGCAGGGTGCGGCTAAACAAGAGAAAAACATGGTGCAGCCTAACAACACTCAAGCTGACTCTGTAAAGACACTATCCGAGGAGCTTGCAGATATGGAATCACAGCTAAAGTTCTTCGACACTCCTTACCTCGATGCAAGCTGGAACGATACTTCATTGGAATCCTTCCTTGGTGTGGACTCAACACAGGATGTCGGAAACCCAATGAACCTTTGGAGCTTCGATGACCTCCCTTCCGTGGGAGGCGGAGTCTTCTGA